GCCGGGAAGCTGGAGGCAAGGCAACAACTCGCGCGCCTCGCGGCGCCCGAGCGCCCGCGTCTCGCGGAGCTTCGCCGCGTCCCACGCGGGAATGCGCGACACCGCCAGGTAGCGCAGGCTCACCGCGCTGCCCCGCGGCGAGCTGGCGGTGCGGCTCGCCTGGTGCCAGAACACCGCGTCGAGGTTCGGCGTGGCCGTCTTCAGCGCCACGAGTTGCGGCAGGAAGAAGAGCATCCGCGTGCTCACCGGCTCGAGGGTCACCTCCTGGGCGACCATCCGGCCGGGAAACGGGCGAACGAAGGGGCGGAAGCCGCGGTCGCTGCCCAGGGGCTGGTAGCTGGCCTCCTTGATGTAATCGGCGTTGGACCACGAGGCATTCTCATAGGTGTCGTGCGCCGTGGCCCGCCAGCGCAGCGGCAAGCCCGCGCCATCGGTCGGTTGCCCATCCACCAGCAGCCGCACCGCCATCACCGCCTCGGGGTTCTCCAGGATGCGCCCCAGGTCGCCGAACTGGATGCGGTCGCTGAACCCCATGAGCGTGGGGCCGCGTTGCACGGGCCGCAACTGGAAGAGCTGGATGCCGAACCGGGGGAAGTACAGGAAGACCCCGATGGTGAGCGCGAACCCCGCCGCCGCCACGCCGGCGGCCATCGCCAGCACGCGGCCGCCGATCCGCACCTGGGCCGCCTGGCTTGCGGGCGCTCCGCTCCGCTCGACCTCCCCGCGCAGGTTGAGCAGCAGCAGCGTGGCCACGCTGGCAGGCAGATAAAGCAGGAAGCACACGCCAAACGCCAGGTCCACGCTGAGAATGGCGGCCAGCATCATCTGCACGAAGCTCAGGATGCAGACCATTCCGTAGTTCCGGCTGCTGCGCTCCTGGCCGAGAAACAAGAGTTGGGTGAGGATGAGGAAGTGGCCGCCGGGCACCAACACGGCGCCGGTGCCCAGCACCTCGGCGCCGATGCCGTTGGCGGCGGCGACGATGGCCAGGGTGGCCAGCCCGCGGCTCAGTCGCCACGAGGGCCACAGCACGCCAGCAACCGCGCACGCGCCGAGCCCCCCGAGGCCGACCAGCAGCCAGGCGGGCGAGCCCAACGCCAGGCCCAGCGCCGCCAACCCCGTGCCTCCCATCACGAGCACGGCGACGCGAAGCGAGCGCTCAAGGGACATGACAGGCTCACCACTCGATGCGTGGCAGGGACTTCGCCGGCTCCTCGCGGGCGACGCGGACCGCCAGCGGGCGGCTCGACTTGGGCAGGATGAAGCTCACCGTGCCCTCCTCGGCCCTCACCGTGCTCTCGCTCATGGCCTTCCCCTCCACCGCGTCCCACACCTCGACGCGGAACGCGCCGCCCAGCAGGCCGCGGAGACGCACGGGGCGCTCGGCGAAGAGCAGCGGGCGCTCGGCCAGCTCGGGCCGCAGAATGCGCGCCTCGTCGTAGACGAACAGGAACGCCTCGGACGGGGCCACCATCGCCTGGAGGCTCGCCACGCCCGCGGCCTCGCCCTGGGCGCTGGCGTCG
This window of the Planctomycetota bacterium genome carries:
- a CDS encoding DUF3488 and transglutaminase-like domain-containing protein, whose amino-acid sequence is MSLERSLRVAVLVMGGTGLAALGLALGSPAWLLVGLGGLGACAVAGVLWPSWRLSRGLATLAIVAAANGIGAEVLGTGAVLVPGGHFLILTQLLFLGQERSSRNYGMVCILSFVQMMLAAILSVDLAFGVCFLLYLPASVATLLLLNLRGEVERSGAPASQAAQVRIGGRVLAMAAGVAAAGFALTIGVFLYFPRFGIQLFQLRPVQRGPTLMGFSDRIQFGDLGRILENPEAVMAVRLLVDGQPTDGAGLPLRWRATAHDTYENASWSNADYIKEASYQPLGSDRGFRPFVRPFPGRMVAQEVTLEPVSTRMLFFLPQLVALKTATPNLDAVFWHQASRTASSPRGSAVSLRYLAVSRIPAWDAAKLRETRALGRREARELLPCLQLPGTLTPRVRALAEKIVAGIPDAAWFDRARAVEAYLKGHYDYSLNQWRSREGVDPVEDFLFRVRRGHCEHFASAMAVLLRTLGIPARVATGFSGGEWNEFGQFYIVRQRNAHAWVEVYVPSIRDFWPFDPTPLGEAMPAPATGWFAGLDRRFAHLRLVWNSYVVNYSSEEQRDLMRAMTGLLSRLSDALPLWGGEWFAVETGRGSVVGGLAVVGILLVLGGGAVFLARAVARRRRAAGAPGAGGRSPVAFYRALEALLARGGLHRAPGVTPLEFVRAAIASGGALYAPAEAVVAAFYRVRYGGQRLSQAERGELRRALSLLAEGLREGRGAGSPRSSRRGASRGVARTTGE